In Dysidea avara chromosome 3, odDysAvar1.4, whole genome shotgun sequence, a single window of DNA contains:
- the LOC136250268 gene encoding mitochondrial import receptor subunit TOM22 homolog: protein MTSETSGLNLNGADDSESEEELSTVVDENEDDVTETISERLWGLTEMLPDPVWDALRKSRVWSVWFVRRASWVVGVSVALLMLPIATEQQRLELEEMQNMQKRQVMLGPGSGLSPSLGGVRPPVSGRPPS from the exons ATGACTTCAGAGACCAGTGGGCTAAACCTTAATGGGGCAGACGATTCGGAATCCGAAGAAGAATTGTCTACGGTGGTGGATGAGAATGAAGAC GACGTTACTGAAACAATATCAGAACGCCTGTGGGGTTTAACTGAAATGCTGCCAGACCCAGTTTGGGATGCATTAAGGAAGAGTCGTGTTTGGAGTGTGTGGTTTGTACGTCGAGCCAGCTGGGTGGTGGGTGTGTCAGTGGCACTGCTGATGTTGCCAATAGCAACTGAACAACAACGACTGGAACTGGAGGAGATGCAAAATATGCAGAAACGTCAG GTAATGCTAGGACCAGGATCAGGGTTGTCGCCATCTTTAGGAGGAGTGAGGCCTCCTGTGAGCGGAAGACCACCAAGCTAA
- the LOC136250266 gene encoding ethanolamine-phosphate cytidylyltransferase-like isoform X1: MDSDSKQNNSGTVRVWADGCYDMVHFGHANSLRQAKSLGDYLIVGVHTDEEIANHKGPPVYTEQERYKIVRAIKWVDEVVEGAPYVTTIETLDKYNCDFSIHGDDITTTSEGVDTYHIVKKAGKYREVSRTQGISTTDLVGRMLLMTKQHHTYLGSSESYLPGFDCNVTNFSQNPLPYTRVTNLLSTSQRITQFSDGKEPKPGDKVVYTAGAFDLFHVGHIDFLEKASQMGDFLIVGLLIDHVVNRYKGGNYPIMNLQERVLNVLACKYVSEVVIGAPYCVTAELLDHFKVNVVVHGSTTILPDENGADPYMEAKKRGIFQSIDSGNDTHTDTIIRRIINNRIEYEKRNKRKEIKLA, translated from the exons ATGGATTCTGATTCTAAACAGAATAACTCTGGCACCGTTCGCGTATGGGCGGACGGCTG ctacGATATGGTGCATTTTGGACACGCTAACTCACTACGACAG GCGAAAAGTCTTGGAGACTATTTGATAGTCGGAGTTCACACAGATG AGGAAATCGCTAACCACAAAGGACCACCTGTGTACACAGAACAGGAAAG GTATAAGATAGTTAGAGCCATCAAGTGGGTGGATGAG GTTGTTGAAGGTGCTCCTTATGTCACCACCATTGAAACCCTGGACAAATACAATTGTGATTTCTCCATACACGGAG ATGACATCACTACAACGTCAGAAGGTGTTGATACTTATCATATAGTAAAGAAGGCTGGGAAGTACCGAGAGGTGTCCAGGACTCAGGGAATTAGCACAACTGATTTAGTAGGAAG AATGCTACTTATGACCAAACAGCATCACACATACCTAGGAAGCAGcgag AGTTATCTGCCAGGTTTTGACTGTAACGTGACAAATTTCAGCCAG AATCCATTGCCGTACACTCGTGTAACAAACCTACTGTCAACATCTCAGCGAATCACACAGTTCTCTGATGGCAAAGAGCCAAAG CCTGGCGACAAAGTGGTGTACACCGCTGGTGCCTTCGACTTATTT CATGTCGGTCACATTGATTTTTTGGAGAAAGCAAGTCAAATGGGTGACTTCTTGATAGTAGGATTATTAATTGATCAT GTGGTTAATAGATACAAGGGAGGTAACTACCCCATCATGAATCTCCAAGAGAGAGTGTTAAATGTGCTAGCTTGTAAG TATGTCTCAGAGGTGGTAATAGGAGCTCCTTATTGTGTTACTGCTGAACTACTGGATCATTTCAAG GTCAATGTTGTTGTCCATGGCAGCACAACTATACTACCTGATGAG AATGGAGCAGATCCATATATG GAGGCAAAGAAACGAGGCATATTCCAATCAATTGACAGTGGTAAcgacacacatacagacacaatTATAAGAAGAATCAttaataatag GATAGAATATGAAAAACGCAACAAGAGAAAAGAAATCAAATTGGCATAG
- the LOC136250264 gene encoding ethanolamine-phosphate cytidylyltransferase-like isoform X1, with protein sequence MPKRRSSIAKSPTSKKRKEIRVWADGCYDMVHYGHANSLRQGKALGDYLVVGVHSDEDIMKNKGPPVYTEQERYRIVRAIKWVDEVVEASPYLPTPENTLDKHNCDFCIHGADISTTPDGTDTYGAQKAAGRYREIERTQGVSTTDLVGRMLLMTKQHHSKEGDISKINSSQLIEIGQGPCARSPYTGVTHFSTSNRIQQFSNGKVPAPGDRVVYTAGAFDLCHIGHVDFLEKAREQGDFLVVGILTDLEVNRYKGSNHPIMNLQERALSLLALKYVSEVVIGAPYSVTDELLEYFKVDVVVHGNSEIIPDVNGKDPYEVPKKRGIFKCVSSGSKVTTSSIIDRIIENRLKFSSRNTVKQEKEIREIQEAHSSSGNTND encoded by the exons ATGCCTAAGAGGAGAAGCTCCATTGCCAAATCACCCACTAGTAAAAAGCGAAAAGAAATCAGAGTATGGGCAGACGGATG TTATGACATGGTACATTATGGACATGCTAACTCACTCAGACAG GGTAAGGCTCTTGGCGATTACTTGGTGGTGGGAGTACACAGTGATG AGGATATTATGAAGAACAAAGGTCCTCCTGTGTATACTGAACAAGAAAG GTATCGAATTGTCAGAGCCATCAAATGGGTGGATGAG GTTGTAGAGGCCTCACCTTACTTGCCTACACCCGAGAACACACTGGACAAGCACAACTGTGACTTCTGTATACATGGAG ctgatatctctaccaCTCCGGATGGGACAGATACCTACGGTGCACAGAAAGCAGCTGGAAGGTACCGTGAGATCGAGAGAACACAGGGAGTCAGTACAACAGACCTTGTGGGAAG AATGTTACTGATGACCAAACAGCATCACAGTAAAGAG GGGGACATTAGTAAGATTAACTCCAGCCAGCTAATTGAGATTGGGCAG GGTCCGTGTGCTCGCAGTCCCTACACTGGTGTAACACATTTCTCCACATCTAATCGTATTCAGCAATTCTCTAATGGAAAAGTTCCAGCA CCTGGTGATAGAGTGGTATATACAGCTGGAGCATTTGACCTGTGT CATATCGGCCATGTTGACTTCTTAGAGAAGGCAAGGGAGCAGGGAGATTTCTTAGTGGTTGGCATTCTCACAGACTTG GAGGTGAACAGATACAAGGGTAGTAACCATCCCATCATGAACTTGCAGGAGAGGGCACTGAGCTTGTTGGCACTAAAG TATGTGTCAGAGGTGGTGATTGGAGCTCCCTATTCTGTGACTGATGAACTATTGGAATATTTCAAG GTTGATGTGGTGGTACATGGGAACAGTGAGATTATCCCTGATGTG aatggaaaaGATCCGTATGAA GTACCAAAGAAACGAGGCATCTTCAAGTGTGTCAGCAGTGGCAGCAAAGTCACAACATCTTCAATCATTGACCGAATAATCGAGAACAG GCTGAAATTTTCCAGCCGTAACACAGTAAAGCAAGAAAAAGAGATTAGGGAAATTCAAGAAGCTCATAGCAGCAGTGGTAATACCAATGACTAA
- the LOC136250264 gene encoding ethanolamine-phosphate cytidylyltransferase-like isoform X2, translated as MGRRMGKALGDYLVVGVHSDEDIMKNKGPPVYTEQERYRIVRAIKWVDEVVEASPYLPTPENTLDKHNCDFCIHGADISTTPDGTDTYGAQKAAGRYREIERTQGVSTTDLVGRMLLMTKQHHSKEGDISKINSSQLIEIGQGPCARSPYTGVTHFSTSNRIQQFSNGKVPAPGDRVVYTAGAFDLCHIGHVDFLEKAREQGDFLVVGILTDLEVNRYKGSNHPIMNLQERALSLLALKYVSEVVIGAPYSVTDELLEYFKVDVVVHGNSEIIPDVNGKDPYEVPKKRGIFKCVSSGSKVTTSSIIDRIIENRLKFSSRNTVKQEKEIREIQEAHSSSGNTND; from the exons ATGGGCAGACGGATG GGTAAGGCTCTTGGCGATTACTTGGTGGTGGGAGTACACAGTGATG AGGATATTATGAAGAACAAAGGTCCTCCTGTGTATACTGAACAAGAAAG GTATCGAATTGTCAGAGCCATCAAATGGGTGGATGAG GTTGTAGAGGCCTCACCTTACTTGCCTACACCCGAGAACACACTGGACAAGCACAACTGTGACTTCTGTATACATGGAG ctgatatctctaccaCTCCGGATGGGACAGATACCTACGGTGCACAGAAAGCAGCTGGAAGGTACCGTGAGATCGAGAGAACACAGGGAGTCAGTACAACAGACCTTGTGGGAAG AATGTTACTGATGACCAAACAGCATCACAGTAAAGAG GGGGACATTAGTAAGATTAACTCCAGCCAGCTAATTGAGATTGGGCAG GGTCCGTGTGCTCGCAGTCCCTACACTGGTGTAACACATTTCTCCACATCTAATCGTATTCAGCAATTCTCTAATGGAAAAGTTCCAGCA CCTGGTGATAGAGTGGTATATACAGCTGGAGCATTTGACCTGTGT CATATCGGCCATGTTGACTTCTTAGAGAAGGCAAGGGAGCAGGGAGATTTCTTAGTGGTTGGCATTCTCACAGACTTG GAGGTGAACAGATACAAGGGTAGTAACCATCCCATCATGAACTTGCAGGAGAGGGCACTGAGCTTGTTGGCACTAAAG TATGTGTCAGAGGTGGTGATTGGAGCTCCCTATTCTGTGACTGATGAACTATTGGAATATTTCAAG GTTGATGTGGTGGTACATGGGAACAGTGAGATTATCCCTGATGTG aatggaaaaGATCCGTATGAA GTACCAAAGAAACGAGGCATCTTCAAGTGTGTCAGCAGTGGCAGCAAAGTCACAACATCTTCAATCATTGACCGAATAATCGAGAACAG GCTGAAATTTTCCAGCCGTAACACAGTAAAGCAAGAAAAAGAGATTAGGGAAATTCAAGAAGCTCATAGCAGCAGTGGTAATACCAATGACTAA
- the LOC136250266 gene encoding ethanolamine-phosphate cytidylyltransferase-like isoform X2 — protein sequence MDSDSKQNNSGTVRVWADGCYDMVHFGHANSLRQAKSLGDYLIVGVHTDEEIANHKGPPVYTEQERYKIVRAIKWVDEVVEGAPYVTTIETLDKYNCDFSIHGDDITTTSEGVDTYHIVKKAGKYREVSRTQGISTTDLVGRMLLMTKQHHTYLGSSESYLPGFDCNVTNFSQNPLPYTRVTNLLSTSQRITQFSDGKEPKVVNRYKGGNYPIMNLQERVLNVLACKYVSEVVIGAPYCVTAELLDHFKVNVVVHGSTTILPDENGADPYMEAKKRGIFQSIDSGNDTHTDTIIRRIINNRIEYEKRNKRKEIKLA from the exons ATGGATTCTGATTCTAAACAGAATAACTCTGGCACCGTTCGCGTATGGGCGGACGGCTG ctacGATATGGTGCATTTTGGACACGCTAACTCACTACGACAG GCGAAAAGTCTTGGAGACTATTTGATAGTCGGAGTTCACACAGATG AGGAAATCGCTAACCACAAAGGACCACCTGTGTACACAGAACAGGAAAG GTATAAGATAGTTAGAGCCATCAAGTGGGTGGATGAG GTTGTTGAAGGTGCTCCTTATGTCACCACCATTGAAACCCTGGACAAATACAATTGTGATTTCTCCATACACGGAG ATGACATCACTACAACGTCAGAAGGTGTTGATACTTATCATATAGTAAAGAAGGCTGGGAAGTACCGAGAGGTGTCCAGGACTCAGGGAATTAGCACAACTGATTTAGTAGGAAG AATGCTACTTATGACCAAACAGCATCACACATACCTAGGAAGCAGcgag AGTTATCTGCCAGGTTTTGACTGTAACGTGACAAATTTCAGCCAG AATCCATTGCCGTACACTCGTGTAACAAACCTACTGTCAACATCTCAGCGAATCACACAGTTCTCTGATGGCAAAGAGCCAAAG GTGGTTAATAGATACAAGGGAGGTAACTACCCCATCATGAATCTCCAAGAGAGAGTGTTAAATGTGCTAGCTTGTAAG TATGTCTCAGAGGTGGTAATAGGAGCTCCTTATTGTGTTACTGCTGAACTACTGGATCATTTCAAG GTCAATGTTGTTGTCCATGGCAGCACAACTATACTACCTGATGAG AATGGAGCAGATCCATATATG GAGGCAAAGAAACGAGGCATATTCCAATCAATTGACAGTGGTAAcgacacacatacagacacaatTATAAGAAGAATCAttaataatag GATAGAATATGAAAAACGCAACAAGAGAAAAGAAATCAAATTGGCATAG